Proteins co-encoded in one Streptomyces roseochromogenus subsp. oscitans DS 12.976 genomic window:
- a CDS encoding thiamine pyrophosphate-binding protein — protein sequence MRPVDAMLEVLRDEGVTRVFGNPGTTELPFVEAVTAAPDLEYVLGVQEASVVAMADGYARATGRPAFVSLHIAAGLANGMVGLLNASRSRTPLVVTAGQQDRRHLAQDPMLSGDLVGIARAAVKDTFDVQHAYDLPGMLRRAFALAVQPPAGPVFLSIPMDLLEEETSIDPPPKSRLGGLGPAPGWPEAAERLAAAERPAIVAGDGVGRNGAVADLVAVAEAIGATVYHQPMHDGVDFPTVHPLYAGMLDARYSAIRTALAGHDVVFIAGTRAFMAHHYEPGSPIPDGTAVIQLDDDPGEPGRTFPVALGLVGGVRTTLAALAAQLAGKVPEAPSRVQAIGRVHDATRARVRKRALAGYGDAPMDPLAAVHAVVSGLPADSVVVEEAITSGLLLRSVLPLERPRSYVHTVGGGLGSGIGAAIGSRMGDPTRPVVAVLGDGCTLFGLQGLWSAAHYRVPVTFVVMNNGEYRTLKETAARRGRDRAGRRVGSLDLTPPRLDLTPARDFLGLTDGTPGGPDGLDLAPPELDFSRVAEFFGITAVRARSTDHLAEAVARAAAGDEPVLIDVPITSYAGSA from the coding sequence GTGAGGCCCGTCGACGCGATGCTGGAGGTGCTGCGGGACGAAGGCGTGACCCGGGTCTTCGGCAATCCGGGCACGACGGAACTGCCCTTCGTCGAGGCGGTCACGGCGGCCCCGGACCTCGAGTATGTGCTGGGCGTCCAGGAGGCCTCCGTGGTCGCGATGGCCGACGGGTACGCACGTGCCACCGGCCGCCCGGCCTTCGTCAGCCTGCACATCGCCGCCGGGCTCGCCAACGGCATGGTCGGGCTCCTCAACGCCAGCCGGTCGCGCACGCCGCTGGTGGTGACGGCGGGACAGCAGGACCGCCGCCACCTGGCACAGGACCCCATGCTCTCCGGCGACCTGGTGGGGATCGCCCGGGCGGCCGTCAAGGACACCTTCGACGTCCAGCACGCCTACGACCTCCCGGGCATGCTGCGCCGGGCCTTCGCGCTGGCCGTCCAGCCGCCCGCGGGCCCGGTCTTCCTCTCGATCCCGATGGATCTCCTGGAGGAGGAGACGTCCATCGACCCGCCGCCGAAATCGAGGCTGGGCGGGCTCGGCCCCGCCCCCGGCTGGCCGGAGGCCGCCGAGCGGCTCGCCGCCGCCGAACGGCCCGCGATCGTCGCTGGAGACGGGGTGGGACGCAACGGTGCCGTCGCCGACCTGGTGGCGGTCGCCGAGGCGATCGGGGCCACCGTCTACCACCAGCCGATGCACGACGGAGTGGACTTCCCCACGGTGCACCCGCTCTACGCGGGCATGCTCGACGCCCGCTACTCGGCGATCCGTACCGCTCTCGCAGGCCACGACGTGGTGTTCATCGCCGGCACCCGGGCGTTCATGGCGCACCACTACGAGCCCGGTTCACCGATCCCCGACGGCACCGCCGTCATCCAGCTCGACGACGACCCCGGCGAGCCGGGGCGGACCTTCCCCGTGGCGCTCGGTCTGGTCGGTGGGGTCCGGACCACGCTTGCGGCGCTCGCCGCGCAACTCGCCGGGAAGGTGCCGGAGGCGCCGTCACGCGTCCAGGCGATCGGCCGTGTGCACGACGCCACCCGCGCCCGGGTGCGAAAGCGCGCACTGGCGGGCTACGGCGACGCCCCGATGGACCCGCTGGCCGCCGTACACGCCGTCGTCTCGGGGCTCCCTGCGGACTCCGTGGTGGTGGAGGAGGCGATCACCAGCGGGCTGCTGCTGCGCAGCGTCCTGCCGCTGGAGCGCCCCCGTTCGTACGTGCACACGGTGGGCGGTGGGCTCGGCTCCGGTATCGGCGCCGCGATCGGCTCCCGGATGGGGGATCCCACCCGTCCGGTCGTCGCCGTGCTCGGTGACGGCTGCACCCTGTTCGGGCTCCAGGGGCTGTGGAGTGCCGCCCACTACCGCGTCCCGGTCACCTTCGTGGTGATGAACAACGGCGAGTACCGCACCCTCAAGGAGACGGCCGCCCGACGGGGCCGGGACCGGGCCGGCCGCCGCGTCGGCAGCCTGGACCTCACGCCACCGCGTCTCGATCTGACGCCCGCCAGGGACTTCCTGGGTCTCACCGACGGAACGCCGGGCGGTCCCGACGGCCTGGATCTCGCGCCGCCCGAGCTCGATTTCTCCCGCGTCGCCGAGTTCTTCGGCATCACCGCGGTGCGCGCCCGCTCGACGGACCATCTCGCCGAAGCCGTGGCGCGGGCCGCCGCGGGGGACGAGCCCGTCCTCATCGATGTCCCCATCACGAGCTACGCCGGCAGCGCCTGA
- a CDS encoding cation:proton antiporter — protein MSSNQVALLLFDLAFILVLAHGLGHLATRIGQPPVVGEILAGVLLGPTLLNGEVSDTLFPHAIRPLLSAMADVGVTLFMFGVGLEIERQALRGRGRMAAVVSLGSTAVPFVLGIGLGFFLLRNHATDQKAAFIVFIGLAVSVTAFPVLARILSDRGLAATALGGIALAAAALVDIVAWTALAGVQAAIGSAGAHWRVALMIPFVLVLVLVVRPWLRHRLSGGDGHEPATAWRYAQLLIGALLCGAATEAMGMHYIFGAFLFGLIMPSEGTERLRADLMQRTRTVTSVLLPVYFVVAGLKVDLRQFGWSEITELAAVLLVAVVGKFGGTYLGARSMGLPARPATALSALMNTRGLTELVILGVGLQAGLLDGGLYSLLVVMALVTTAMTGPVLTRTYAKPVIVPEVRAGQPGREPEHSSSVPPAA, from the coding sequence ATGAGCAGCAATCAGGTGGCACTACTCCTCTTCGACCTCGCGTTCATTCTCGTCCTCGCCCATGGACTCGGGCATCTCGCCACCAGGATCGGACAGCCGCCCGTCGTGGGCGAGATCCTCGCCGGCGTGCTCCTCGGACCGACCCTCCTCAACGGGGAGGTCTCCGACACCCTGTTTCCCCACGCGATACGGCCATTGCTGAGCGCGATGGCCGATGTCGGCGTCACCTTGTTCATGTTCGGCGTGGGACTGGAGATCGAACGCCAGGCGTTGCGCGGCCGAGGGCGGATGGCCGCGGTCGTGAGCCTCGGATCGACGGCGGTGCCGTTCGTCCTCGGCATCGGCCTCGGCTTCTTCCTGCTGCGGAACCACGCGACCGACCAGAAGGCCGCCTTCATCGTCTTCATCGGCCTGGCCGTGTCCGTGACGGCCTTCCCCGTGCTGGCGAGGATTCTCTCCGACCGAGGACTCGCTGCCACCGCGCTCGGCGGTATCGCCCTGGCGGCGGCGGCTCTGGTGGACATCGTCGCGTGGACCGCCCTGGCCGGGGTGCAGGCCGCGATCGGCAGCGCGGGCGCCCACTGGCGGGTGGCCCTCATGATCCCGTTCGTCCTGGTACTCGTCCTGGTCGTACGCCCCTGGCTGCGACACCGCCTCAGCGGGGGCGACGGCCATGAGCCCGCGACGGCCTGGCGTTACGCGCAGCTGCTGATCGGCGCCCTGCTCTGCGGCGCGGCGACCGAGGCCATGGGCATGCACTACATCTTCGGTGCCTTCCTCTTCGGACTGATCATGCCGAGCGAAGGCACGGAGCGGCTGCGCGCCGACCTCATGCAGCGCACCCGCACCGTGACCTCCGTGCTGCTGCCCGTCTACTTCGTCGTCGCCGGACTCAAGGTGGACCTCCGGCAGTTCGGCTGGTCGGAGATCACCGAACTGGCCGCCGTCCTGCTCGTCGCCGTGGTCGGCAAGTTCGGTGGGACGTATCTGGGTGCCCGGAGCATGGGGCTGCCCGCCAGGCCCGCCACGGCGCTCTCCGCGCTGATGAACACCCGTGGCCTCACCGAGCTGGTCATCCTCGGCGTAGGGCTCCAGGCCGGGCTGCTCGACGGCGGGCTGTACTCGCTCCTGGTCGTCATGGCACTGGTGACCACGGCGATGACAGGCCCTGTGCTGACACGGACGTACGCGAAGCCCGTGATCGTGCCGGAGGTGAGGGCCGGACAACCCGGACGGGAGCCGGAACACTCCTCGTCCGTCCCCCCCGCCGCGTAG
- a CDS encoding AfsR/SARP family transcriptional regulator — MAIAGEPLAVQLLGPVRAWRHGREVALGPPKQRAVFALLAGRANDVVSVDHIIDAVWGGDIPQTASNGVHTYVAGLRRALEPERSRRESGELLISTAGGYALQTDPEAVDATLFARRHTEARRARAEGRLQEALDHAESALSLWHGEAHSGVPGPFAVMERTRLQDLRLTAVEEWAGDMLEADRPVEAVTVLLGAVAEEPLREKLRWLLMTALYRCGRQAHALEVYAETRRLLRHELGIDPSAELRTLHQQILAGSPVTPTGAARTGTVTAVGTRAPAPEPPAARLVLSETPRPAQLPPVARGFVGRSQELEQLARLLTENDPRGASTPIVVIDGPAGVGKSAFALELAHRLSGHFPDGQLYVDLHGTSMEGRSLSASEALLQVLRSLGVDNARIPADLASRATLYRSLLHGKRVLVMLDDVLSADQLRPLIPGGSSCVLSTGRQRLGGLAVRDGAHLLRLEPLGTQDALSLLRCLSGDRLRHQEAVARRLVGLSGGRPLALRMMAETLAANQDVPLSALVEHIAEEHGRLDRLAVGGDASTSLHTLFETSYQALPDEAARMFRLLGLYSAGLITVSAAADLAGTTEPEAAGTLRLLARRHLLVEAGRGAYRFHELMRLYAAECAEREPLTHRSAAVARLLQATVSVA, encoded by the coding sequence ATGGCGATAGCGGGGGAGCCCCTGGCAGTACAGCTGCTGGGTCCGGTGCGTGCCTGGCGGCATGGCAGAGAAGTCGCTCTCGGGCCGCCCAAACAGCGGGCCGTGTTCGCGCTGCTCGCCGGCCGGGCGAACGACGTCGTGAGTGTGGACCACATCATCGACGCGGTGTGGGGCGGAGACATCCCGCAGACCGCGTCCAACGGGGTCCACACCTACGTGGCCGGACTCCGCCGGGCCCTCGAACCGGAACGCAGCAGGCGGGAGAGCGGTGAACTGCTGATCTCGACCGCCGGCGGTTACGCGCTCCAGACAGACCCCGAGGCGGTGGACGCCACGCTCTTCGCCCGCCGTCACACCGAGGCACGGCGTGCACGCGCGGAGGGCAGGCTCCAGGAGGCGCTGGACCACGCGGAGTCCGCGTTGTCCCTGTGGCACGGGGAGGCGCACTCCGGCGTTCCCGGGCCGTTCGCGGTGATGGAGCGCACGAGGCTCCAGGACCTCCGGCTCACGGCCGTCGAGGAGTGGGCCGGCGACATGCTGGAGGCGGACCGTCCCGTCGAGGCGGTCACCGTACTGCTCGGGGCCGTGGCCGAGGAGCCGCTGCGCGAGAAGCTGCGCTGGCTGCTGATGACGGCGCTGTACCGGTGCGGACGTCAGGCGCACGCCCTGGAGGTCTACGCCGAGACCCGGCGGCTGCTGCGGCACGAGCTCGGCATCGATCCCAGCGCCGAACTTCGGACGCTGCACCAGCAGATCCTCGCCGGCAGCCCGGTCACCCCGACCGGAGCCGCCCGTACGGGCACGGTCACCGCGGTCGGCACCCGGGCACCCGCTCCGGAGCCCCCCGCGGCCCGGCTGGTGCTCTCGGAGACGCCCAGGCCCGCACAACTTCCCCCGGTGGCAAGGGGGTTCGTCGGACGTTCCCAGGAACTGGAACAACTGGCGCGGCTGCTCACCGAGAACGACCCGCGGGGTGCCTCCACGCCCATCGTCGTCATCGACGGACCGGCCGGTGTCGGCAAGAGCGCCTTCGCGCTCGAGCTGGCCCACCGGCTGTCCGGGCACTTCCCGGACGGGCAGCTCTACGTCGATCTGCATGGCACGAGCATGGAGGGCCGTTCGCTGAGCGCCTCCGAAGCCCTGCTCCAGGTGCTGCGCAGCCTCGGGGTCGACAACGCCCGCATCCCCGCGGATCTGGCGAGCCGCGCGACGCTGTACCGGAGCCTGCTGCACGGCAAGCGCGTCCTGGTGATGCTCGACGACGTGCTCAGCGCCGACCAGCTACGCCCACTGATCCCGGGCGGGTCCTCCTGTGTGCTCAGCACCGGCCGGCAGCGCCTGGGCGGCCTCGCGGTCCGCGACGGTGCGCATCTGCTCCGGCTCGAACCGCTCGGCACCCAGGACGCCCTGTCGCTGCTCCGATGTCTCAGCGGCGACCGGCTCCGGCACCAGGAGGCCGTGGCCAGGCGCCTCGTGGGACTGTCCGGTGGACGGCCCCTGGCACTGCGCATGATGGCCGAGACGCTGGCCGCCAACCAGGACGTACCCCTGTCGGCGCTGGTCGAGCACATCGCCGAGGAACACGGCCGGCTCGACCGGCTGGCGGTGGGAGGCGACGCCTCGACGAGTCTGCACACCCTGTTCGAGACGTCCTACCAGGCACTGCCCGACGAGGCGGCGCGGATGTTCCGGCTCCTCGGGCTCTACAGCGCCGGGCTGATCACCGTGTCGGCCGCGGCCGACCTGGCAGGCACCACTGAGCCGGAGGCGGCGGGCACGCTGAGGCTGCTCGCCCGCCGACATCTGCTCGTCGAGGCCGGCCGGGGCGCGTACCGGTTCCACGAGCTGATGCGGCTCTACGCGGCCGAGTGTGCCGAGCGCGAGCCGCTGACCCATCGCAGTGCCGCCGTGGCGCGTCTGCTGCAGGCGACCGTCTCGGTCGCCTAG
- a CDS encoding AMP-binding protein, which translates to MLSAEPRDSVRPGTRHEDHPAESVRTLDGLFSRAARRHSRAVVVRDGPYSLSYSKADMLSAQLATALLVADVQLGDPVVVHCSDHRQALVAQLAVMKAGGVCVPVRRGLPAGQTRRIALVSGADTVLCGRATWAAWDHAGCRRRLLMDDPGLWKRIAARSVDRALPRSAPEEPAYLLTAEEAGEWSSGHLVDHRAWHLAMAARSEQIGPAGQTVAIAEQPVGPATLSAMWWAFGSGSTLHAQPSGLGAGLDGAVAVYESAEYARVLDRLEREPRPPRPRMVVLVGAPCAPEVVARHAEILPETALRAEFAPGGSVLPWAVSMYRAGQDMSAGGSQVVGAAPGVRLSVRGALGENLRTGQAGEVCARGRTLPFDVIGDRYAPGSGGVLLRSGFAGRRNPDGGVELTGPRLANTP; encoded by the coding sequence ATGCTCTCGGCCGAACCCCGGGATTCCGTCCGCCCCGGCACCCGACATGAGGACCACCCGGCCGAGTCGGTCCGGACACTCGACGGGCTCTTCAGCCGGGCCGCCCGGCGCCACTCGCGGGCCGTCGTGGTGCGCGACGGGCCGTACAGCCTCTCGTACAGCAAGGCCGACATGCTCTCCGCGCAGCTCGCCACGGCGCTGCTGGTCGCCGACGTCCAGCTGGGGGATCCGGTCGTCGTGCACTGCTCCGACCACCGGCAGGCGCTTGTGGCCCAGCTGGCGGTGATGAAGGCCGGCGGTGTGTGCGTCCCGGTACGCCGCGGCCTGCCGGCCGGCCAGACCCGCCGGATCGCCCTCGTCAGTGGCGCCGACACGGTGCTGTGCGGTCGCGCGACCTGGGCGGCATGGGATCACGCCGGCTGCCGGCGGCGGCTCCTGATGGACGATCCCGGACTGTGGAAGCGGATCGCAGCGCGCTCCGTCGACCGGGCGCTGCCGCGCTCCGCACCCGAAGAGCCCGCCTACCTGCTGACGGCGGAGGAGGCCGGGGAGTGGAGTTCGGGTCACCTCGTGGACCACCGGGCCTGGCATCTGGCGATGGCCGCGAGGTCCGAGCAGATCGGACCCGCCGGCCAGACGGTTGCCATAGCCGAACAACCCGTGGGGCCCGCTACCTTGTCCGCGATGTGGTGGGCCTTCGGATCGGGCAGCACGCTGCACGCGCAGCCGAGCGGACTCGGCGCGGGCCTCGACGGGGCCGTCGCCGTGTACGAGTCGGCCGAGTACGCGCGTGTTCTGGACCGCCTGGAACGCGAGCCCCGCCCGCCGCGGCCCCGGATGGTCGTCCTCGTGGGCGCACCCTGCGCACCCGAAGTCGTGGCCCGCCACGCCGAGATCCTGCCCGAGACGGCTCTGCGCGCCGAGTTCGCGCCCGGTGGGAGCGTGCTGCCCTGGGCGGTGAGCATGTACCGGGCCGGCCAGGACATGTCCGCCGGCGGGAGCCAGGTGGTCGGGGCGGCCCCCGGCGTACGGCTGAGCGTGCGCGGTGCCCTGGGGGAGAACCTCCGCACCGGCCAGGCGGGAGAGGTGTGCGCGCGGGGGCGGACCCTGCCCTTCGACGTCATCGGCGACCGCTACGCCCCCGGCAGCGGAGGAGTCCTCTTGCGCTCCGGCTTCGCCGGACGACGGAACCCGGACGGGGGCGTCGAACTCACGGGCCCCCGCCTGGCGAACACCCCCTGA
- the dpgB gene encoding enoyl-CoA-hydratase DpgB — protein sequence MSSSDLAQAPSPDTTLEIDSTRPLCPLLIADVNNFCDRLEDANGTTSAVIRLHGTGPAENWPGAVGIDVVSHWEKALRRLEQGRFAKIVTVEGVCSGPALDVLLTADHRIGAPGMRIAVPVNNDGVWAGMAVHRLTNQLGGLHARRLVLFGAELSEQRALAMGLIDQTSKDPAAVAARLAARFARLDPAELAIRRQLVNEAGVTAFEEALGKHLAACDRTLRRTRGEFASARGNA from the coding sequence ATGTCTTCCTCGGACCTCGCCCAGGCCCCGTCCCCCGACACCACCCTCGAGATCGACAGCACACGTCCGCTGTGCCCCCTGCTGATCGCGGACGTCAACAACTTCTGCGACCGCCTTGAGGACGCGAACGGCACGACGAGCGCCGTGATCCGGCTGCACGGCACGGGCCCGGCCGAGAACTGGCCGGGTGCCGTCGGCATCGATGTGGTGAGCCACTGGGAGAAGGCCCTGCGCCGGCTCGAACAGGGCCGGTTCGCCAAGATCGTGACGGTCGAGGGCGTCTGCAGCGGCCCCGCCCTCGATGTTCTCCTCACCGCCGACCACCGGATCGGCGCGCCCGGCATGCGTATCGCCGTACCGGTGAACAACGACGGTGTCTGGGCGGGCATGGCCGTGCACCGGCTCACCAACCAGCTCGGTGGCCTGCACGCCCGCCGGCTCGTCCTGTTCGGCGCCGAGCTCTCGGAACAGCGGGCGCTGGCGATGGGTCTGATCGACCAGACGTCCAAGGATCCGGCCGCCGTCGCCGCGCGGCTGGCCGCGCGCTTCGCCCGGCTGGATCCCGCCGAGCTCGCGATCCGGCGGCAGCTCGTCAACGAGGCCGGCGTGACCGCCTTCGAGGAGGCGCTGGGCAAGCACCTCGCCGCCTGTGACCGGACGTTGCGCCGGACCAGGGGTGAGTTCGCGAGCGCACGCGGCAACGCCTGA
- the dpgC gene encoding (3,5-dihydroxyphenyl)acetyl-CoA 1,2-dioxygenase DpgC, with product MTVRPVTGPERWSAPAPVFSGSLLADANTLRAYTAEAEKLLMELPARPGRDPGQQQLAAEVIADQRRVRGAFLELHAERVYHELTGGLREQRSLSELVFAASEAFPGLTPTEAQMAAERECEQADKDGREIDQGIFFHWVLRSSQAGAHLMHAMLRPTRRARSLLGEFDRTGILELGTVRLERVDRAAHITLCNGRFLNAEDNQLVADLETAVDLALLDDRVKVGVLRGGKMTHPRYQGRRVFCAGINLVDLHQGRISFVDFLLRRELGYLHKLIRGIRVDDAWPRPLVEKPWVAAVDTFAIGGGMQMLFAVDHVVAAADSYFSLPAAQEGIVPGMANLRLTALAGGRLSRQVILSGRKLWAREPEARAVCDEVVDPKLMDASVDAAADRLASPAVVPNRHMINLAEEPMDRLRAYAAEFALEQALRLYSADVIDKVDRFSAGASSERRTGSGS from the coding sequence ATGACGGTGCGTCCCGTGACCGGCCCGGAGCGGTGGTCCGCCCCGGCACCGGTCTTCAGCGGCTCGCTGCTGGCCGACGCCAACACGTTGAGGGCGTACACGGCCGAGGCCGAGAAGCTGCTCATGGAACTCCCGGCCAGGCCCGGGCGGGACCCCGGCCAACAGCAGCTCGCCGCCGAGGTCATCGCCGACCAGCGGCGGGTGCGCGGGGCGTTCCTGGAGCTGCACGCCGAGCGGGTCTACCACGAGCTGACCGGGGGCCTGCGTGAGCAGCGCTCGCTGTCCGAGCTGGTGTTCGCCGCCTCCGAGGCCTTTCCGGGCCTCACCCCGACCGAGGCCCAGATGGCCGCGGAGCGCGAGTGCGAGCAGGCCGACAAGGACGGGCGGGAGATCGACCAGGGCATCTTCTTCCACTGGGTTCTGCGGTCGTCGCAGGCCGGCGCTCATCTGATGCACGCCATGCTGCGGCCCACCCGGCGTGCCCGGTCGCTGCTCGGCGAGTTCGACCGGACGGGCATCCTCGAACTGGGCACGGTCCGGCTGGAGCGGGTCGACCGGGCGGCGCACATCACCCTGTGCAACGGCCGGTTCCTCAACGCCGAGGACAACCAGCTCGTCGCCGACCTGGAGACGGCCGTCGACCTCGCCCTGCTCGACGACCGCGTCAAGGTGGGGGTGCTGCGCGGCGGGAAGATGACCCACCCTCGCTACCAGGGCCGCCGGGTCTTCTGTGCCGGGATCAACCTGGTCGATCTGCACCAGGGCCGGATCTCGTTCGTGGACTTCCTGCTCCGCCGCGAACTCGGCTACCTCCACAAGCTGATCCGCGGCATCCGGGTCGACGACGCCTGGCCCCGGCCCCTGGTGGAGAAGCCGTGGGTGGCCGCCGTCGACACCTTCGCCATCGGCGGCGGCATGCAGATGCTGTTCGCCGTCGACCATGTCGTCGCCGCCGCCGACTCCTACTTCAGCCTTCCGGCTGCCCAGGAGGGCATCGTGCCGGGCATGGCCAACCTCCGGCTGACCGCGCTCGCGGGCGGGCGGCTGTCGCGGCAGGTCATCCTGTCCGGCCGCAAGCTCTGGGCGCGCGAGCCCGAGGCGCGGGCCGTCTGCGACGAGGTGGTCGACCCCAAGCTGATGGACGCGAGTGTCGACGCGGCGGCGGACCGTCTGGCCAGCCCGGCCGTGGTCCCGAACCGGCACATGATCAATCTCGCCGAGGAGCCGATGGACCGTCTGCGTGCGTACGCCGCCGAGTTCGCGCTCGAACAGGCGCTGCGGCTGTACAGCGCCGACGTCATCGACAAGGTGGACCGGTTCAGCGCCGGTGCGTCCTCGGAGCGACGGACGGGAAGCGGCTCGTGA
- the dpgA gene encoding 3,5-dihydroxyphenylacetyl-CoA synthase DpgA, with translation MILSEENTPWAALRSGPTILGVGTATPDSSYSQEDLLDMYEIQDRRIRSVFLNSAIERRFLNVPPYGDDGRPRMETQGELLAKHKARGIEMGSLALQSCLKRIGAAVSDIGYLVCVTSTGLLTPGFSALLIRELGIPTDCSRLDIVGMGCNAGLNALNATTGWASANPGKIAMMVCIEVCSAAYVFDGTMRTSVVNSLFGDGSAAIAVSHAPEKSGPQVLKYASCIVPDAVDAMRFDWDDDQGKFSFYLDRDVPYVVGAHAEGVIADLLNGTGLRRSQIAHWLVHSGGKKVIDSVSVNLGLTRHDVRHTTDVLRDYGNLSSGSFLFSYEQLLREGVTRPGDYGVLMTMGPGSTIETALVRY, from the coding sequence TATTCACAGGAAGACCTCCTGGACATGTACGAGATCCAGGACAGGCGGATCCGTTCGGTCTTCCTCAACAGTGCGATCGAGCGGCGTTTCCTGAACGTTCCGCCGTACGGTGACGACGGCCGGCCCCGCATGGAGACGCAGGGCGAACTGCTCGCCAAGCACAAGGCGCGGGGCATCGAGATGGGCTCCCTTGCGCTGCAGTCCTGCCTCAAGCGGATCGGCGCCGCGGTCAGCGACATCGGCTATCTGGTCTGCGTGACCTCGACCGGTCTGCTGACTCCCGGTTTCAGCGCTCTCCTCATCCGGGAGCTGGGCATTCCCACCGACTGCAGCCGTCTCGACATCGTCGGCATGGGCTGCAACGCGGGCCTCAACGCCCTCAACGCGACCACCGGCTGGGCCTCGGCCAACCCGGGGAAGATCGCCATGATGGTCTGCATCGAGGTGTGCTCGGCCGCGTACGTCTTCGACGGAACGATGCGCACCTCCGTCGTCAACAGCCTCTTCGGTGACGGGTCCGCGGCGATCGCCGTCTCGCACGCCCCGGAGAAGTCCGGCCCGCAGGTGCTGAAGTACGCCAGCTGCATCGTCCCCGACGCCGTCGACGCCATGCGCTTCGACTGGGACGACGACCAGGGCAAGTTCAGCTTCTATCTGGACCGCGACGTCCCCTACGTGGTGGGCGCGCACGCCGAGGGCGTCATCGCGGATCTCCTCAACGGGACCGGTCTGCGGCGCAGTCAGATCGCGCACTGGCTCGTGCACTCGGGTGGCAAGAAGGTCATCGACTCGGTGTCGGTCAACCTCGGCCTCACCCGGCACGACGTGCGGCACACCACCGACGTACTGCGCGACTACGGCAACCTCTCCAGCGGGTCCTTCCTGTTCTCGTACGAGCAGCTGCTGCGGGAAGGCGTGACGCGCCCCGGCGACTACGGCGTCCTCATGACCATGGGCCCCGGTTCGACCATCGAAACGGCGCTCGTCCGCTACTGA
- a CDS encoding benzaldehyde dehydrogenase → MTSLVDVDGLAGTVFSDGWRAASGGAVVDVVEPATGKTLAQVGVACASDVARAAAGAARAQQAWGALPPAGRAAVLRRAAAVLEEHRAEVVQWLVREGGAVRAKAETEIADAVEELVQAAALPTQPHGQVLPSGPGRSSLARRVPLGVVGVISPWNVPLLLALRSVAPALALGNAVVLKPDVRTPVSGGLVVARLFEEAGLPEGVLHVLPGDAQAGSALTADPTVAMVSFTGSTAVGREVGAVAGRTLKRVSLELGGNNALIVLDDAGLEAAAAAGAFASFFHQGQICMAAGRHIVHASVAEAYVRRLVEEARRLTVGDPWADRVDLGPVIDGRQLQRIHGIVGDSVAAGAELRCGGVPDGPFYPPTVLTGVTRDMPAFTEEIFGPVAPVVVVQDDDEAVAVANDTEYGLVAAIRTGSVERGLHLADRLRTGMIHVNDQTVNHQAVVPFGGFGASGNGARHGAQFAWDSYTQWQWITARGDESA, encoded by the coding sequence ATGACAAGCCTGGTCGATGTGGACGGGCTCGCCGGGACGGTGTTCAGCGACGGCTGGCGGGCCGCGTCCGGTGGCGCGGTCGTCGACGTGGTCGAACCGGCGACCGGGAAGACGCTCGCCCAGGTCGGTGTCGCCTGTGCGTCGGACGTCGCGCGTGCCGCGGCTGGGGCGGCGCGGGCACAGCAGGCGTGGGGCGCGCTGCCCCCCGCCGGCCGTGCGGCAGTGCTGCGGCGCGCGGCGGCCGTACTGGAGGAGCACCGTGCCGAGGTCGTCCAGTGGCTGGTCCGCGAGGGCGGTGCCGTACGGGCGAAGGCGGAGACCGAGATCGCGGACGCGGTGGAGGAACTCGTCCAGGCGGCGGCCCTGCCCACGCAGCCGCACGGGCAGGTCCTGCCCTCCGGACCGGGCCGGTCGAGCCTGGCCCGCCGGGTGCCGCTGGGCGTCGTCGGGGTGATCAGCCCGTGGAACGTGCCGCTGCTCCTCGCCCTGCGTTCGGTGGCCCCCGCACTCGCCCTGGGCAACGCCGTGGTCCTCAAGCCGGATGTCCGTACCCCGGTCTCGGGTGGCCTGGTCGTAGCGCGTCTTTTCGAGGAAGCGGGACTCCCGGAGGGTGTCCTGCACGTGCTGCCGGGCGACGCGCAGGCCGGCAGTGCGCTGACGGCCGACCCGACGGTGGCGATGGTGTCGTTCACCGGCTCCACAGCGGTCGGCCGGGAGGTGGGCGCCGTGGCGGGGCGCACCCTCAAGCGGGTCTCGCTGGAGCTCGGCGGCAACAACGCGCTGATCGTGCTGGACGACGCCGGCCTGGAGGCGGCCGCGGCGGCGGGGGCCTTCGCCTCCTTCTTCCACCAGGGCCAGATCTGTATGGCGGCGGGGCGGCACATCGTGCACGCGTCGGTCGCCGAGGCGTACGTGCGCCGACTGGTGGAGGAGGCCCGGCGGCTCACCGTCGGCGATCCGTGGGCAGACCGTGTCGACCTGGGGCCCGTGATCGACGGCAGGCAACTGCAGCGCATCCACGGGATCGTCGGCGACAGCGTCGCGGCGGGGGCCGAACTGCGGTGCGGCGGTGTGCCGGACGGACCGTTCTACCCGCCGACCGTTCTCACCGGGGTCACCCGGGACATGCCCGCGTTCACCGAGGAGATCTTCGGCCCCGTGGCACCCGTCGTGGTCGTCCAGGACGACGACGAGGCGGTGGCCGTCGCCAACGACACGGAGTACGGTCTCGTGGCCGCGATACGGACGGGTTCGGTCGAGCGGGGGCTCCACCTGGCCGACCGACTGCGCACGGGCATGATCCATGTGAACGACCAGACCGTCAACCACCAGGCGGTGGTACCTTTCGGCGGCTTCGGCGCCTCGGGCAACGGCGCCCGGCACGGAGCTCAGTTCGCCTGGGACTCGTACACCCAGTGGCAGTGGATCACGGCCCGGGGGGACGAGTCGGCCTAG